A region of Nakaseomyces glabratus chromosome E, complete sequence DNA encodes the following proteins:
- the ARN1 gene encoding siderophore transporter (CAGL0E04092g~Putative siderophore-iron transporter with 14 transmembrane domains; required for iron-dependent survival in macrophages; mRNA levels elevated under iron deficiency conditions; plasma membrane localized): MKDSDMTNMEEIQRNNSYPSNSDKDYEDEKGSGSPVINEFSKVDQISTAQSEMDEKMAEQTEQQRTMTGVKNIIIRKTEIMAEVYDKWYYHAILLFTAFVCGYGYGLDGNTRYIYTGYATSSYAQHSLLSTINVINAVISAASQIVYARLSDVYGRFALFCVSIVLYSVGTIIQSQAYDVQRYAAGSIFYNTGYVGVILVLLLILSDFSSLRWRLVYQFVPTWPFIINTWISGNVTSRANPLKNWSWDIGMWAFIFPLSCVPLLCVMIHMWWLARKTEEWQELSKEKTFYQKHGLKDTIVELFWKIDAMGVFIMTISLGCILVPLTLAGGTKSKWNNSHVIGPFVLGFVLIPILVLWEYKFARDPIIPYKLVKDRGVWASFAISFLIDFIYYMAADYLYTVLIVGVNESVKSATRISSLSTFVSTVGSPIFSLLITRFSRLKPFIICGCGLWMLAMGLLYHYRGGAESHSGIIGALCVWGVGTTLFTYPVNVSVQAATSHEHMATVTALNYTFYRIGSAVGAAVSGAIWTQTLYKQLLKRVGDAALATEAYASPYKFIVTYTWDTPERQAVVQAYRYVQRLETIVALVFCAPLLIFSLCLRDARLTDKVAHDNIAEGEYVDAKDDDPIYEWFKGATTRFRRKSKE; encoded by the coding sequence ATGAAGGACTCAGATATGACTAACATGGAAGAGattcaaagaaacaacTCTTATCCTTCTAACTCCGACAAGGATTACgaagatgagaagggaTCCGGATCTCCGGTGATCAATGAATTCTCTAAAGTCGACCAGATCTCTACTGCTCAGTCAGAGATGGATGAGAAGATGGCCGAGCAGACTGAGCAACAGCGCACTATGACCGGTGTCAAGAACATTATTATCAGAAAGACTGAAATCATGGCCGAGGTCTACGACAAATGGTACTACCATGCTATTCTGTTGTTCACTGCTTTTGTCTGTGGTTACGGTTACGGTCTAGATGGTAACACCCGTTACATCTACACTGGTTACGCTACTTCTTCTTATGCTCAGCACTCTTTGCTATCCACCATTAACGTTATCAATGCAGTCATCAGTGCTGCCTCGCAAATTGTCTACGCCAGATTGTCTGACGTTTACGGTAGATTTGCATTGTTCTGTGTCTCTATTGTGCTTTACTCAGTTGGTACCATCATTCAGTCGCAAGCCTACGATGTCCAAAGATATGCTGCCGGTTCCATCTTTTACAACACTGGTTACGTCGGTGTCATCTTGGTTCTGTTGCTGATCTTGTCAGATTTCTCTTCTCTAAGATGGAGATTGGTCTACCAATTCGTCCCAACTTGGCCATTTATCATTAACACATGGATTTCTGGTAACGTTACCTCTAGAGCTAACCCATTGAAGAACTGGTCATGGGATATCGGTATGTGGGCTTTCATCTTCCCTCTATCATGTGTTCCATTGCTATGTGTCATGATTCACATGTGGTGGTTGGCTAGAAAGACTGAAGAATGGCAAGAACTTTCAAAGGAGAAGACTTTCTACCAAAAGCACGGTCTAAAGGACACCATTGTTGAATTGTTCTGGAAGATCGATGCCATGGGTGTCTTCATCATGACTATCTCTCTAGGTTGTATCCTAGTCCCATTGACCTTGGCTGGTGGTACTAAGTCCAAGTGGAACAACTCCCACGTCATTGGTCCTTTCGTTCTAGGTTTCGTATTGATTCCAATTTTGGTTCTATGGGAATACAAGTTCGCTAGAGACCCAATTATTCCATACAAGCTGGTTAAGGACCGTGGTGTCTGGGCCTCATTTgctatttctttcttgattgACTTCATTTACTACATGGCTGCTGACTACCTGTACACCGTTTTGATCGTTGGTGTTAATGAATCTGTCAAGTCCGCTACTAGAATCAGTTCCTTATCAACATTTGTCTCCACTGTTGGTTCGCCTATCTTCTCGCTATTGATTACAAGATTCAGTAGATTAAAACCTTTCATCATCTGTGGTTGTGGTTTGTGGATGCTTGCAATGGGTCTACTATACCACTACAGAGGTGGTGCTGAGTCTCACAGTGGTATCATTGGTGCTCTTTGTGTTTGGGGTGTGGGTACTACTCTTTTCACTTACCCAGTTAACGTATCTGTGCAAGCAGCTACATCTCACGAACACATGGCTACGGTCACTGCTTTGAACTATACTTTCTACAGAATCGGTTCCGCTGTTGGTGCTGCCGTGTCCGGTGCTATCTGGACTCAAACTCTATACAAGCAACTACTAAAGCGTGTTGGTGACGCTGCATTGGCTACTGAAGCATACGCTTCTCCATACAAGTTCATTGTTACATACACATGGGACACCCCAGAAAGACAAGCTGTCGTTCAAGCTTACAGATATGTTCAAAGACTGGAGACAATTGTTGCCCTGGTCTTCTGTGCACCTCTGTTAATCTTCTCTCTATGTCTAAGAGATGCTCGTCTAACTGACAAGGTCGCACACGACAACATTGCCGAGGGCGAATACGTCGACGCCAAGGACGACGATCCAATTTACGAATGGTTCAAGGGTGCCACCACCCGTTTCAGACGTAAGTCCAAGGAATAA